In the Mycosarcoma maydis chromosome 6, whole genome shotgun sequence genome, one interval contains:
- a CDS encoding uncharacterized protein (related to DJP1 - DnaJ-like protein), which yields MADAASTSTPAPAAVDAAPTEPSTARDISRDGAKIADMEYYDLLGVRGDASDLDLKKAYRKAAIKNHPDKGGDEETFKMIGEAYRVLSDNHLRADYDKYGKKKPTDEVGLKEATDMFGSLFGGERFVDLIGEISLIKDFGKASEIMMTEEEKEELEAQMKAEHKKANPTDTPAAVDATKTDLPSEAASAGDAAARKAAEAGATSEEIAEAKKKEDAKQRQKLTPEQKAKLEELEKEKEENERKRVEDLAEKLKERIRPFVDARKPGDKDDSQTQIFERKMKEEAEDLKLESFGVELLHAIGNIYVMKATTWIKTKKHSMLGFGGFMSRMKERGAVVKETWGMLGSALNVKASMDELARRQEKGEIPEDELRALEQDMSGKMLLATWRGTRFEISGILRQVCDKVLNEKGVNDKVLFNRAQAILFLGMIYKSVQPDESDDERRELERLVAEAAGKNKKKGKKDKRTSTATTPSTGAAASAST from the coding sequence ATGGCGGACGCGGCCTCCACATCAACGccggcaccagcagccgTAGATGCTGCGCCCACAGAGCCTAGCACTGCACGCGATATCTCTCGTGATGGCGCCAAGATTGCCGACATGGAATACTACGACTTGCTCGGCGTTCGCGGTGACGCTTCAGATCTCGACCTCAAGAAAGCGTATCGCAAAGCTGCTATCAAGAACCACCCAGATAAAGGTGGAGATGAAGAAACTTTTAAGATGATCGGAGAGGCTTATCGTGTCCTCAGCGACAACCACCTCCGAGCCGACTACGACAAGTATggaaagaagaagcctACAGACGAAGTGGGACTCAAAGAGGCTACCGACATGTTCGGCAGTCTGTTCGGTGGAGAACGCTTCGTGGACCTTATCGGTGAGATCAGTTTGATCAAAGATTTTGGAAAGGCATCCGAGATCATGATgaccgaggaggagaaggaagagCTTGAAGCGCAGATGAAGGCCGAACATAAGAAGGCCAACCCCACCGACactcctgctgctgtggatGCCACTAAGACCGACCTACCATCGGAGGCTGCATCTGCCGGAGATGCTGCCGCACGCAAAGCCGCCGAGGCTGGCGCGACGTCAGAAGAGATCGCCGAAGCCAAAAAGAAGGAAGATGCCAAGCAGAGACAGAAGTTGACACCCGAGCAGaaggccaagctcgaggagctggaaaaggagaaggaggaaaACGAGCGTAAGCGCGTCGAAGATCTTGCTgagaagctcaaggagcGCATCCGTCCGTTTGTTGATGCACGCAAGCCTGGCGACAAAGATGACTCGCAGACGCAGATCTTTGAGCGCAAGATGAAAGAGGAGGCCGAGGAtctcaagctcgaatcgtttggcgtcgagctgctccacGCCATTGGTAACATATACGTCATGAAGGCGACCACGTGGATCAAGACCAAAAAGCACAGCatgcttggctttggcggcttCATGAGCCGCATGAAGGAGCGCGGTGCTGTCGTCAAGGAGACCTGGGGCATGCTCGGCTCCGCACTCAACGTTAAGGCGTCTATGGACGAGCTCGCGCGCCGCCAGGAAAAGGGAGAGATCCCCGAGGACGAACTTCgtgcgctcgagcaggacATGAGCGGCAAGATGCTCCTCGCCACGTGGAGAGGCACTCGCTTCGAGATCTCTGGCATCCTCAGACAAGTTTGCGATAAGGTGCTCAATGAGAAGGGGGTCAACGACAAGGTGCTCTTCAACCGAGCCCAGGCCATCCTCTTCCTAGGTATGATCTACAAGTCGGTGCAGCcagacgagagcgacgacgagcgacgtgagcttgagcgacttgttgccgaagcagcaggcaagaacaagaagaagggcaagaaggacaagagAACCAGCACTGCCACCACGCCATCCACGGGTGCTgccgcttccgcctcgacGTAG
- a CDS encoding uncharacterized protein (related to PIF1 - DNA helicase involved in mitochondrial DNA repair and telomere length control), with protein MYPRSNASSQSSDRTQVRSALGSLKRSWSGNQQDLGSSTQSTARKSTTGHQSSQEFFFDWSDSPSPPRRGAQANSHGVDSDKENGASEPSEKRTKSAAGPIQASSSKTSVQPQNGFVSASSIHRGSRHGSDTHTYAGDSHRPYAESYSGRSSHPSRSVDLITQFSYDRQQARSGLPMSASGTDRGSAPNSATGSSNAYARTSSAHSMSWMKTASQLKNERRNDPAAYQASSLIPSSGQADSLNINKSVNKIFLSQEQRKVLHMVVEEGKNVFFTGSAGTGKSVLLREIIKELRRKHAKRPDSVAVTASTGIAACNIGGVTIHSFAGIGLGKEAVTPLLNKVRKQRKALGRWQRTQVLIIDEVSMVDPALLDKLEEIARLIRKKPDKPFGGIQLVITGDFFQLPPVNPGGSVTFAFDAQCWDRVVQHKVNLTQVFRQKDQSFVTMLNEMRFGKLSQKTIDAFRKLERVPKYDNDIMPTELFPMRNEVDRANASRLMALQAEGQTYRAQDGGTLTGEARDRILSHSIAVPVLSLKKGAQVMLIKNLDETLVNGSVGKVIDFMDDADYDKQTGALEAGEQQREDRDKAPRISTRKWPLVRFHLPNGQTRDYLARPESWKTELPNGEVQASRTQVPLILAWAMSIHKSQGQTLPCCKIDLNRVFEKGQAYVALSRATSLEGLQVLGFRPDKVMAHPRVIQWSQSLIALSD; from the coding sequence ATGTATCCGCGAAGCAACGCATCGAGCCAGTCCAGCGATCGCACGCAAGTCCGATCCGCACTGGGCTCTTTGAAGCGATCATGGTCGGGCAACCAACAGGATCTCGGCTCATCGACTCAGAGCACAGCTAGGAAATCGACGACGGGACATCAATCCAGCCAGGAGTTCTTTTTCGATTGGTCTGACTCACCGTCGCCACCACGCAGGGGCGCACAGGCGAACTCACATGGCGTTGACTCGGACAAGGAAAATGGTGCCTCTGAACCCTCGGAGAAGAGGACTAAAAGCGCTGCAGGTCCGATCCAAGCGTCATCGTCGAAAACTTCAGTGCAGCCGCAAAATGGGTTCGTATCGGCTTCCAGCATCCACCGAGGCTCCCGCCACGGAAGCGATACACATACCTATGCCGGAGATTCCCATCGTCCTTATGCCGAATCGTACTCTGGCCGTTCGTCCCACCCGTCCAGGAGCGTTGATCTCATCACGCAGTTCTCGTACGATCGACAACAAGCTCGGAGTGGACTTCCAATGAGCGCATCAGGTACCGACAGGGGCAGTGCTCCAAACTCAGCAACCGGATCCTCGAACGCGTATGCCCGCACATCATCGGCACACTCGATGTCATGGATGAAGACGGCGTCCCAGCTCAAGAACGAAAGGCGCAACGACCCCGCGGCATACCAGGCCAGCTCTCTGATCCCGTCGAGCGGCCAAGCAGACTCTCTGAACATCAACAAGAGCGTCAACAAGATCTTCCTGTCACAGGAGCAGCGCAAAGTGCTGCATATGGTAGTCGAAGAAGGCAAGAACGTCTTCTTCACTGGCTCGGCCGGTACGGGTAaatcggtgctgctgagggAGATCATCAAGGAGCTACGTCGCAAGCACGCCAAGCGGCCCGATTCTGTCGCCGTCACCGCATCCACGGGCATTGCTGCGTGCAACATTGGCGGTGTCACCATCCACAGCTTTGCTGGTATTGGTCTGGGCAAAGAGGCAGTTACAccgctgctcaacaaggtcCGTAAGCAGCGTAAGGCGCTAGGCCGTTGGCAGCGCACACAGGTACTCATTATTGACGAGGTCTCAATGGTGGATCCGGCGCTCCTCGACAAGCTGGAGGAGATCGCGAGGCTCATTCGAAAGAAGCCAGACAAGCCCTTTGGTGGCATCCAGCTAGTGATCACGGGCGACTTTTTCCAGCTGCCGCCCGTCAACCCGGGAGGCAGCGTCACGTTTGCCTTTGACGCACAGTGCTGGGACCGAGTGGTGCAGCACAAGGTCAACTTGACCCAGGTATTCCGACAAAAGGACCAGTCGTTTGTCACCATGCTCAACGAGATGCGCTTTGGCAAGTTGTCGCAAAAGACAATCGATGCTTTCCGAAAACTAGAGAGGGTGCCCAAGTACGACAACGATATCATGCCCACCGAGCTCTTCCCAATGCGCAATGAGGTAGACAGAGCCAACGCGTCGCGTCTCATGGCGCTTCAGGCTGAGGGTCAGACCTACCGAGCGCAGGACGGCGGCACTTTGACTGGCGAGGCGCGTGATAGAATCTTGTCACACTCGATTGCAGTGCCGGTGCTTTCCCTCAAGAAAGGGGCGCAGGTGATGCTGATCAAGAATTTGGACGAAACGCTCGTCAACGGCTCAGTTGGCAAGGTGATCGACTTCATGGACGACGCGGACTACGACAAGCAGACGGGCGCATTGGAAGCTGGTGAGCAACAGAGGGAGGACCGAGACAAGGCGCCACGTATCTCGACGCGAAAATGGCCGCTGGTGCGCTTCCATCTGCCCAACGGACAGACTCGAGACTACCTCGCTCGCCCAGAGTCGTGGAAGACCGAGCTACCGAATGGCGAGGTGCAGGCGTCCAGGACGCAAGTGCCTCTCATCTTGGCTTGGGCTATGTCGATTCACAAGTCGCAAGGACAGACTCTGCCGTGCTGCAAGATTGACCTCAACCGCGTGTTTGAGAAGGGACAGGCATACGTCGCCCTATCGCGGGCCACGTCGCTCGAAGGTCTACAGGTTCTTGGGTTCCGACCGGACAAGGTGATGGCGCATCCCAGGGTCATTCAATGGAGTCAATCGCTGATCGCGCTCAGCGACTGA
- a CDS encoding uncharacterized protein (related to putative C2H2 transcriptional regulator), producing the protein MLRTHQEPAPAHTSLKRVNDEANTGLHAASLLNTQHSADHSSLFWPSSDASSALSSSVVLVDSTPKTGSHLALDNIPAHSGTDFLQIGLASLDGDLSTSSGPPSATTTSGTDSLVFTTSSNPGDQSSPAMSSSSNYNFETPSLHQVSALTAPFATSSPNVGSVGNADGNAAKTSPSQNEPSWYHANSHDKKPYDGPSDSTSSSIHTPYSYKSNTAASAHQAQQTQSGYYNDHDYHGHGAHPGVSQYFQHRASISGPLMDSTPYAERYESAAAAQAPAPPRVHGLAAWENASGSARPHTADGLFGQFGSVGTHDASADSSIINPVASSSRSYTPGAHAAALDAYYAQRRMSMPDPSVAGGGSKVFSYMTSGEDGAMSSSSSGINSGSHGYGGHYFGGGYSAGASKKRPRRRYDEIERLYPCSWPGCTKSYGTLNHLNAHVAMQKHGPKRSPSEFKDMRKAWRKQKKEEEHRRQSRQMSLTEQSLRPSYSSSSFAGLPSSELVGSTSGNASVLPIAPPPALSGVGLPGIGQMPSSLAHLSRYSMSSASSTHNTNPNQQSPFYLNGASADAGLHSAASSHAHAASTSAPPLQYSNGNDSSRLGYASSSSVAPAATGNANPQYSNFGAYLHAHRGSVQ; encoded by the coding sequence ATGCTTCGTACACACCAAGAACCAGCGCCGGCACACACTTCGCTCAAGCGCGTCAACGACGAGGCAAACACAGGCTTGCACGCCGCCTCCCTTCTCAACACCCAACACAGCGCCGATCACTCGTCGCTCTTTTGGCCCTCATCCGACGCCTCGTCTGCTTTGTCTTCCTCGGTAGTGCTTGTCGATTCGACGCCCAAGACCGGATCTCATCTTGCTCTCGACAACATCCCGGCTCACTCGGGCACTGATTTCCTCCAAATTGGCCTCGCATCTTTGGACGGCGATCTTTCTACCTCCTCTGGTCCTCCTTCGGCTACCACAACCAGTGGCACCGACAGCCTCGTCTTTACGACCTCAAGCAACCCGGGCGACCAGTCATCCCCAGCCATGAGTTCCAGCAGCAACTATAACTTTGAGACGCCTTCCCTACACCAAGTTTCGGCGCTCACAGCCCCCTTTGCCACCTCTTCGCCCAACGTCGGCAGCGTCGGTAATGCCGATGGTAATGCTGCCAAAACGTCTCCATCGCAGAACGAGCCGAGTTGGTACCATGCAAACTCGCACGATAAGAAGCCCTATGACGGCCCCTCTGATTCCACGAGTTCGAGCATTCACACTCCTTACTCATACAAGAGCAACACCGCAGCAAGCGCCCATCAGGCACAACAGACGCAATCGGGTTACTACAATGACCATGACTACCATGGACATGGCGCACACCCGGGCGTGTCTCAGTACTTCCAGCATCgtgcctcgatctcggGCCCCCTCATGGACTCGACACCTTACGCAGAACGCTATGAGAGTGCCGCAGCCGCACAAGCACCGGCGCCTCCGCGTGTTCATGGTCTAGCAGCCTGGGAAAACGCTTCCGGATCTGCACGCCCACACACGGCCGATGGCCTTTTTGGCCAGTTCGGTTCGGTGGGGACCCACGATGCATCTGCAGACTCTTCGATCATCAATCCTGTTGCATCTAGCTCGCGATCCTACACTCCTGGAGCTCACGCTGCCGCTCTCGATGCCTACTACGCACAGCGACGCATGTCCATGCCCGATCCTTCGGTTGCCGGAGGAGGCAGCAAAGTGTTTTCTTACATGACATCGGGTGAGGATGGTGCCATGAGTTCATCATCGTCCGGCATCAACTCGGGTTCACACGGCTATGGCGGCCACTACTTTGGCGGCGGCTACAGTGCTGGTGCCAGCAAGAAGCGTCCTCGACGTCGCTacgacgagatcgaacGCCTCTACCCTTGCAGCTGGCCCGGCTGCACCAAGAGCTATGGTACGCTCAACCACCTCAATGCGCACGTCGCCATGCAGAAGCACGGACCCAAACGCTCGCCCAGCGAATTCAAGGACATGCGCAAGGCATGGCGCAAGCAGAAaaaggaagaggagcacCGACGACAATCGCGACAGATGAGCTTGACCGAGCAATCACTCCGTCCCAGTTacagcagctcaagcttcGCCGGCTTGCCCTCgagcgagctcgtcggcagcaCTTCTGGCAACGCTTCGGTGCTTCCGATTGCGCCACCGCCTGCCTTGAGCGGCGTTGGTCTGCCAGGCATCGGCCAGATGCCTAGTTCGCTGGCCCATCTCAGCCGGTACAGCATGTCGTCTGCATCCTCCACTCACAATACCAACCCTAATCAGCAGTCGCCTTTCTACCTCAACGGTGCATCGGCTGACGCTGGCCTCCACTCGGCTGCCTCTTCCCATGCTCACGctgccagcaccagcgcccCGCCTCTGCAGTACTCGAACGGCAATGATAGCAGCAGGCTCGGCTacgcctcgtcgtccagtGTCGCACCTGCCGCCACCGGCAATGCTAACCCGCAGTATTCCAACTTTGGTGCCTACCTCCACGCCCACCGTGGTAGTGTTCAGTAG
- a CDS encoding uncharacterized protein (related to cystathionine beta-lyase (N-terminal fragment)) translates to MPVNATSNGPASLPTPGLSTAALHADHPDHLMDANYALAPSMSLSTTFRSPHPESAHAKLLDDVGKGEAEFDMQDPEFHIYSRYSQSTNIRCEKVLSQIMKANALTYSCGLSAAHAAVLHYAPSVIAIRRGYHGVHVSIQLYCRGRNVKLIDLDDDYAAAVAGASSNSSSSSSSSSSEEASGKQAAVQRGGLLVWVETPLNPSGEARDLAKYVSKAKAVPGAHVIVDSTFAPPPLQDPFEQGADMVMHSGTKYFGGHSDLLCGVLAVKDKKEWDSLWTDRTYFGANLGSMEAYLLLRSLRTLTVRVQKQSKTATLLAAWLHTLSGSGGAVAAEDKAFADGKIIARTYHSSLQPRTDLDDVVTKGATPEDPTFDPSHQMPGGHAPTFAFRTVKPEYATFIPHLTTYFTPATSLGGVESLLEHRIKSDPTEDPRIVRVSVGLEEFEDLRADLRAAFKRVLERN, encoded by the coding sequence ATGCCTGTCAACGCCACCTCGAACGGCCCAGCGTCGCTGCCGACACCAGGCCTTTCTACGGCTGCGTTGCACGCCGATCATCCCGATCATCTGATGGATGCCAACTATGCGCTCGCGCCTTCGATGAGCCTGTCGACCACGTTTCGATCTCCTCACCCCGAGTCTGCGCACGCGAAATTGCTCGACGATGTAGGCAAGGGTGAAGCCGAGTTTGACATGCAGGACCCCGAGTTCCACATCTACTCGCGTTACTCTCAGTCGACCAACATTCGTTGCGAAAAGGTGCTCTCGCAGATCATGAAGGCCAATGCTCTGACGTACAGTTGCGGTCTCTCTGCTGCACACGCTGCCGTTCTGCACTATGCGCCCTCGGTGATTGCCATTAGGCGAGGATATCATGGTGTGCATGTTTCGATTCAGCTCTATTGCCGTGGCCGCAACGtcaagctcatcgacctcgacgacgactaCGCTGCAGCCGTTGCTGGAGCGAGCAGtaacagcagcagcagcagcagcagcagcagcagcgaagaAGCTTCCGGAAAGCAAGCCGCAGTGCAGCGAGGTGGACTGCTTGTCTGGGTCGAGACTCCGCTCAACCCTTCTGGTGAGGCAAGAGATCTGGCTAAGTACGTGTCCAAGGCCAAAGCAGTCCCCGGGGCTCACGTTATCGTCGACTCGACGTTTGCTCCGCCGCCTCTGCAGGACCCGTTCGAGCAGGGCGCCGACATGGTCATGCATTCAGGCACCAAGTACTTTGGCGGACATTCCGACTTGCTGTGCGGTGTTTTGGCGGTCAAAGATAAGAAGGAGTGGGACAGTCTATGGACGGACCGAACCTACTTTGGCGCCAACTTGGGCAGCATGGAGGCGTATCTGCTGTTGCGTTCGCTCCGAACGTTGACGGTGAGGGTGCAGAAGCAGTCGAAGACAGCTACGCTGCTGGCGGCGTGGCTGCACACGCTGAGCGGATCAGGCGGCGCAGTTGCAGCAGAGGACAAAGCGTTCGCAGACGGCAAGATCATCGCACGCACGTACCACTCTTCCCTGCAGCCGCGCACTGACCTCGACGATGTGGTCACCAAAGGCGCTACACCCGAAGACCCCACCTTCGACCCATCCCACCAGATGCCAGGTGGCCACGCCCCTACCTTTGCCTTCCGAACGGTCAAGCCCGAGTACGCCACCTTCATCCCGCACCTTACCACCTACTTTACTCCAGCTACCTCGCTCGGTGGAGTCGAGAGTCTCCTCGAGCACCGCATCAAGTCGGATCCCACCGAAGACCCGAGGATCGTTCGCGTCTCGGTTGGTCTGGAAGAGTTTGAAGACCTCCGCGCTGATCTGAGGGCTGCCTTTAAGCGTGTCCTGGAGCGCAAC